The following is a genomic window from Paenibacillus thiaminolyticus.
GGAACGAGCGAAGCAGCTTGTTGCTCTCGATATCCACGACGCTGAACACGGCCGTATCGCCCTGCGCGGTCGAGTACATCGTCGCCCGCCCGTCCTCTACGCCGGCGACGGCATCGTTGATCGCTACCGTGAAGACGGGAATGCCCAGATCAACCGGAGGCGCAAAGGTTCTTCCCTTGAAGCTGATCTCTCCTGCCGGCGGCTCGCCCGGCGATGTCTTCGGGTAGGTCACCTCGAAGTCATCATAATAGACTTCCGCCATCTGGTACTTGTTGACCGAGGCGAAAATGCGGGCCGTCACCGCATTCGCAGGTGCCTTGCCCGATACTTGCACCTTCTGCCATTCGCCGTAGCCCGATGATATATGCTGGAGCATATCGTCGCCGACCTGCTTCCCGCTGCCGTCATAATAGCGGAACAGGAGACTGGCGCTGCCGCTCTTCAGCAGCATCATGACCGAGCCGGTATAGGTTATGCCCGGTTCGACCGTGAGCGGATCGCTCTGAACCGCGACGGCATGGTCGCGGCTCGTATCCGTAATCTTCAAGCTGTGCTTCCCGCGGTACGCTTCTTCCTTGCTGATCTCATGGCTTACAGCGCCTTCCACGCTGGCGAATATTGATGTCCAGCCCGGAATCGAGTCCTTCGCTGTCTGCTGCTCGAAGCCGGGATTTTTCACAGGCAGCGCCTTCGCCTCGGAACGAGTCTCTCCCTTGCCTTTATTGCCGGCTGCGGCCGTGGTCGCTGTCGCTTGATTGTTCGCATCTCCCACTGCTTCCGCCCCGGCGGCATTGCCGCATGTTATCACCGCCATCAGTACGGCCAGCACGGCACTTATTCGGCTGAACCGTTTGCTTCTCCACGGTACCATCATCATTACCCTCCTTCATGTCTTACCTCTGCTGTAGCGACCGCCAAAATGTAAGCGTTATCAATAATGCGGTCGGCTTTGGCTTGGATAACTACTACTTTCCCGTTACATGCAACTTAGCCATGAGCGGCAAAGTGACTCACGCTCTCGTAAACTCTAAACTTTAAACTCTAAATTTGCCAGACTTCAAGCTGCTTTAACCTTGCCTTCGCCATGCTCCTTGTCTGCAATTGTCTTCCCTTTGTCTTCCCTTTGTCTTCACTTTCCCCTACCTTCACCCGCAAGCTTCGACCCCCAGCGACCGGATCACCTCCTTTTATCGATTCAGGCTCTTATGTAGTATACATGATGCAGCGAAAAATGGGCGATCAACGAACATAATTGGGAATTAGATTACAACTGGTTTATAACTTCTATATTACTTCGGTTGATGGCGATGTCAATTCGCAGACTATTTATAGACAGATTAAAGACAGAGCATAGGCAGAGCAACGGCAGAGCGAAGGCAGGTACCCGGTACACCCGGATAGGCTGAGGGCAGGTAGAAAGCATGCCCTATGCCATATGCCCTGTTCTCTGATGGGCGGCCATTTGGGCTCAGATGCCCCGAAAATGCTGCAAAACTACATCTTTTCATAGACATCGATAAACGGAAGAAGGGAATCCTGCCTAGATGCAGGAATTCTAACCGTTATCGCTTGGATGGGAGGTAAAACGGGTAAAATCATGTAAATTTGCAGGAATTTCCTCGAACCTCCCCTTAGAAGAGGGAAAATACTGCACATTTGCAGTATTGGTGACCTAGTAGCTTCGTCTCCCCCAAGAAAAACTCGCCGATGACAACTAGTCACCGGCGAATTCGTCATTGCACGGCCGAGATGTGCTCCGTCTCGCCCCAGATCACGTCTCGTGCGCTTCCGCCGAAGCCATCGATAACATGGTCATCCGATGTGTCGGTATGCTCAAGCACAAGCACGCAAATATGCTTGTCCTGGCGGTTGCCGCCCAATCTGGCGATGACAGGCGCTTGAGCGTGCCGCAGCGCTTCATTGACAGGCTCGATCAACTCGGACGTAAAAAGCTCCAGCCTCGTCCCATACGTTCCTTGGGGAATGCTCGCCTCGTACTCGACACCGTCCACCTGGAAATTCAGTGTGTTATTCGTCCCCTTGATGACAATCGGTTGGGGATGCAGGGCCGCCGAGCCCCATACCTGCGTTCCTCTGCTGCTCATTTGCTCATCCTTCCTTTCTGATCGTTATCCTGTGCATGTTGTCGCTGATCGTTATCCTGATCATGCTGTCTCTGATCGTTATCCTGTTCATTTTTCCCGTTATCTTGTTCAAGCTGCTCGTTATCCCACTCATGCTGCCTCAATATCCCGCTCATGTTGCTCATTATCCTTTTCTGTTGCTCGTTATGCTGTTCCTGTTGCCGCTGCTGCTGTTCCTTCGTTTTCAAAATCGCGATAATCTGCTTGATCTGCGGCGGCAAAGGCAGGCCAATCCGTCCGTAGTTCTCCGCAATACTGATCACCTCATTGGAAATGTAAAACCATATCGCGCCGTACATGAGAAAATCGCTCTCAAGCGCCACATCGGCGCGATGAGCGAGCAGCACGACGACGAACATCAGGCCCTTTTTGGCAAGCCCGACAAAGCCCTTCTTGCTGCTTAACCCGGCATGCGGCATGCCTCTGGCCGCTTCCATGACGGAGGCAGCGTAGCCGCTGATGTAATCCATAAGCGCCAACAGCGCCAAAAACTCAAGCAAGCTGCTCCCTCCCCCATACATGTAGCTCATCAAGCCGCCGATGAATCCGATACTGCTGTTCACTATTTTTTCGTACACCCGATCCCTCCTCATCATCGACAGCAATCTCTCCGGAAAAAGAAAGGAGCCATCCGGTGAAGGACGGCTCACAATATGGGTTCCTGCTACAAAATATAATAATATGCCCCGCCTGCGCTGCCGACGGTAATGACACCATGCAAATCTCCCGCATCCCGCTGGCGGATCAGGGCTGCCGCAGCGCAGTCCTCCTCCCCAATGACTCTTGGCGCGAGATAGCCGTGAAGATCCGGAACGCTGACCTGAAGGGCGGCCTCCACCTCATCAAAAGCGTGAACAACGAGGAAGGCTTTCAGCTCCGATGGCAGCTTAATCATGACGGTACTGTCCAGCGTATGTTCATGCTTCACATAGAGATACGTCTCGATGGAAGAAGCATGCTTCACGTCCAGAGCGGCCGGAACATCCGGGCGAGATGCCGCAAGCGAGGCATGATGATCCTCGTAGTGAGGAACCTCGATCTGGCCTGCTATCTCCCGCTCACCGAGCGCCCGAATCGTCAGCGCCGTATGCATATCCGGCTTGGATACGGTTGCCCGGGAGCCGACCTCCGAATCCCTCTCTTCCCGAACGCTCAGGCTGGCCACTGTATCGTCGTAATGCTTATGGTAGCGCGACACTTCCACATACGCAGGCAGAGCAGGGACAGAAGCCGTAATGGATGATTCCGGCCCCTCGGATTCCTTCTTCATAACCGTAAGGGAGCAAGCCAGGCTTATGTTCGGATCGACCGTGATGCAAGCGGGCTTGTCCGGCGTGCTGGCCGCCATGATCACCCTGCGCTCGCTTGCCATGTTCTTGCGAATCGTGCAGCCGGCCTCCAGCTCCGGGTACTCCCGAATCGCTACCGTCAGCGCTGCCGGGTGAGCCGGCCTGGACACGAGCAGGAAGCCATCCCGCCATTCGAACATCGGATCGGCAGGCTGATGCACATAGAGAGTCGCTGTCCGCTCATCCGCGCCGCGGTCGCTATGGACCGTAAGGCTGGCTCTCCGGTCGGAGCCTCCAACTCCGTAGACGAATACGGAGGCGTCAATCGCGCTTCTGCCGATGCTGTACACTTGGTTCGGAATATAGCGGAGCTGGAGCACGGGCGGCTTGTGGGATTCTCTCGTATAAAAGGTGACCGCGTAATCGTCTTGCGTTTTCACAATAAATCCGTAGTTGTCCAGTTCCCCCTGAAGCCAGCGCTCGACGATGCGAAGCACATCCACCTCAATGCAGCGCTCTGCCGGGTGAAGCGTGTATTCATCCGCGAGCAGTTCTACCGAATGGGGCTTGTTCGCGTGGGTAATCCCGAGCTCTCTCCAAATGCTGTGCGGCTGATGCAGCTCAATGCTCGTCCCGACCGGGAACGCGCCGGCATAATAGAGCTTCATCGTCGCCTTCTCCAAGCGGTACACATCGGGGAGCAATTCATTCAATGGACCGAAATGAATAAAGGCCTCGAACGACTCATTGCTGCCCTTCCCCGTAACCATGCTCTTCATGTCGCCGTAATTCAGCGTTACGAGCTCCGGATCGCTGCGGGTCGTCGAATCGGCGGCCGGAGGCAGGCTAACGTCTTTGCGCGGCGTCTCCAGCAGCTCCACCCGTCCAACCATCCGGTTATGAGGCCTAATCTCGATCGATGCAGACAGGTAGCTGGAAGCCATCGCTTCAATCGCGGCCGTCATATCCTCATTGCCACGGTACTTGATATCCAGGACGGCAGGCAGCTCCGCCCCTCGCGGCACTCTCGCGGAGATTGCGGCGTCTATGCCCTCCCTCACCCGGGTTGCCGATACGAGAGCGGCTTTCACCTCGCTCCTTCCGGAGCCATACAAATAAAAAGCCCCTCTCATGCGGTTAGAAGGGGATTTGACGTGCAATATTCCATTTAGACAATTCTCATCTTCGTGAATCGTAATTGTAATCACTTCCAATCTCATTGTATTGAGACTGTCTATATCCGATTGGCATAGGCCCGAATCTCGAAGCGGCCATCCGGCGTCGGCTTGGCGTCAATCTCCGTGGCAATCCGGACATAACATTCA
Proteins encoded in this region:
- a CDS encoding phage holin family protein, which gives rise to MYEKIVNSSIGFIGGLMSYMYGGGSSLLEFLALLALMDYISGYAASVMEAARGMPHAGLSSKKGFVGLAKKGLMFVVVLLAHRADVALESDFLMYGAIWFYISNEVISIAENYGRIGLPLPPQIKQIIAILKTKEQQQRQQEQHNEQQKRIMSNMSGILRQHEWDNEQLEQDNGKNEQDNDQRQHDQDNDQRQHAQDNDQKGRMSK
- a CDS encoding DNRLRE domain-containing protein, which encodes MKAALVSATRVREGIDAAISARVPRGAELPAVLDIKYRGNEDMTAAIEAMASSYLSASIEIRPHNRMVGRVELLETPRKDVSLPPAADSTTRSDPELVTLNYGDMKSMVTGKGSNESFEAFIHFGPLNELLPDVYRLEKATMKLYYAGAFPVGTSIELHQPHSIWRELGITHANKPHSVELLADEYTLHPAERCIEVDVLRIVERWLQGELDNYGFIVKTQDDYAVTFYTRESHKPPVLQLRYIPNQVYSIGRSAIDASVFVYGVGGSDRRASLTVHSDRGADERTATLYVHQPADPMFEWRDGFLLVSRPAHPAALTVAIREYPELEAGCTIRKNMASERRVIMAASTPDKPACITVDPNISLACSLTVMKKESEGPESSITASVPALPAYVEVSRYHKHYDDTVASLSVREERDSEVGSRATVSKPDMHTALTIRALGEREIAGQIEVPHYEDHHASLAASRPDVPAALDVKHASSIETYLYVKHEHTLDSTVMIKLPSELKAFLVVHAFDEVEAALQVSVPDLHGYLAPRVIGEEDCAAAALIRQRDAGDLHGVITVGSAGGAYYYIL